Part of the Desulfolutivibrio sulfoxidireducens genome is shown below.
GTGGGAGCCTACCCAGTCGGCCCCCTGGGGGGGCTGGCCATGAGCATCCTTTTGGCCCTGGGCGGCATCTTCGGTGCCTTTTGGCTCGGCCTGCTCGTCGGGCTCATGCGCATCTCCAAGAGCCGCACCGCCCGAAACTTCGCCCTGGTCTACACCGAAATCATCCGTGGCACCCCTCTGCTCATGGTCATCTTTTGGTTCTACTTCCTGGCCCCCATCGCCTTCGGGCACACCCTGCCCGAGGCCGAAAGCGCGCTTATCGCCCTTATCGTCTTCACCAGCGCCTACATCGCCGAAATCGTGCGCGCCGGCGTCGAGTCCCTGCCCAAAGGGCAATCCGAGGCCGCCCGGGGCACGGGCCTTAGCCGCTACCAGGCCATGCGCCACGTCATCCTGCCCCAGGCCCTGTTCAACATGATTCCCTCCTTCGTGAACCAGTTCGTGTCCCTGACCAAGGACACCTCCCTGGCCTTTATCATCGGGGTCAACGAACTCACCAAGGCCGCCACCCAGGTCAACAACCGCACCTTAAACGCCCCCACCGAAATATTCATCACCATCGCCGTGCTCTATTTCATCATCTGCTACGTCCTGACCGCCCTCTCCCGCCGCCTGGAAAAACGCATCAACCGCTATCAGGCCCGCGACCGCTGATCGCGAGCGTGGCTTGGACCGGGGGAATGCCTCCGGCTGCCAAAGCCAAAGGGGACACGTCCCCCTTGGAAACCCCGATCAGGCAGAATGAGCCTCTTCCACCCCACTTCCGCCCGTAAACCGTGCCGCCCAGGCCGGGCGACGGGTCGCCGGAAACGGACGGCGGCGACGTGAAGCGCAGCGCAATTCGTCGCAGCCGGACGTTTGTCGCCGACCCCGAGCCCGGCCTGACAGCCGCCGCTCGGTCGCCGAACCGGAGCCAATCGCTACGAAGTCATGGTCGAAACAAAGGGAAACGCATCCGCATACGCGGCCAAAAATGGGACGATGCCCCGGCGCTGGGCCGGGTCGTGGGGCTCGAAGGTAACGGTGGGGGTCAGCCCCAACCCGTTGAGAGCGGCAAAGACCGCGGGCCAGGGGATGTCCCCCATGCCCGGCCCCAGGTGCTGGTCGAAGGACCCGTCGTTGTCGTGCAGGTGCAGGTGGGTGAGGGTCGGCGCCAGGGTGTGCAGCCACTGATCGAGGTTGCGCAGGGCATGACCGCCGGCGAAGCTGTGCCAGTGCCCGATGTCGAAGCACACCCCGATGCGCCCGGCATGGTCCGGCAGGCGGGCGCGCAGGGCCTGGGCCATGCCGGAGACCGTGGCCGGATCGGTCTCGAAGGTGTTTTCCAGGTGCAGGGGCGGATGATCGGGCCACTCCTTCAGGGCTTGGGCCCAGGTCTCGACGGCGCGCTCGCGCCAGGCCGGATAGGAACGGATGTACAGAAAGCGGTCGTAGGCCACGTGTCCGACAAGATGGGCGGGACGGTAGGTTCGGGCGATGCGCATGGCCCGGCAAAGGCGCTCCCGGGTGGCCTGAAGGATGAGGGAGTCGGCGGCGCCGGGCTGAAGGTCGAAAAAGGGCAGGTGCAGGGCCACATGCGCGCCGACGGCGGCCAGGCGGTCCTGGATGCGGGCGTGCCACGCGGGAGTGGCGGCGTCCATGAGCATGGGATCGAGGCCCAGTTCGGGATGAAAGCCCTGGTCCAGGAACTCGCGCAGGCGGGCGTGGTCCTCGTGGACGGCGCGCAGGGACAGGCTGACGTGGTAGGGCTTCGGGCTGGGCATGGACGTCCCCGGGCGGCGCTGGAAAAACCCGCGCCTTGTTTGCGGCCGGGGTCCGGCTATTGGCGCTCGGAGGGATAGATGGCGCTGTAGATGGTCTTGCCGCCCGGGTCATGGATGACCATCTTCAGGCCGTAGATGTCCGTCTGGGCCGTGCCCTGGGGAATGGGCGCCTGGACCGCCACCTGTTTGAAGCGCTGGATCTGGAAGTTGAGCTCGTCCTTTTCGGTTTTCAGGGGATGCAGGGCGCCGTCGTTGCCGACAAGGAACAGCTCGGCCTTCCCGGCCAGGGCCGACTGGGGGGAAAGATTGCTCAGGTCGAAATTGACGGCCAGCTTGTTATTTTCGATCTTGAACTTGAAGTTGTCCACCCCGGCCTGGGTCAGGTCCACCTTGTCGAAAAGTTTGCGCAGATCGATTTTGTTGACGCCCGGTTCGGTTTTCTCCGGTCCCGGGGCGGCCGGCGGGGTCTCCCCGGCGGCGGGTTTCCACCAGGCCGCGGCATCGGGGTTGTAGGAGCCCAGCAGGGTCTGCAGTTCGGTAAGATCCTTGGAGCGCAGGACGGTTTCGATCTCGTCCAGGCGGGCGAGCCTGTCCCGGGCCTGTTTGGCCTGACGTTCGGCGGACTGGGCGATATTTTCGGATGTGGCCACGCGTCCCTGGTAGTGCATGGCTCCCGCCGCGAAAAGCGCCGCGGCCACAGCCAAAAAAACAACGCCCCAGACGGCGGTCTTGATCCAAAACGGGCTTATGCGCATGCGCCGAACGCCGGCGTCGTCGCGCATGATGAGAATGCTGATTTTTTCGCCGGAAGCCATAACGCACTGTGCTCCTGAAAGACGTCCTCGGCTGTTTGCAAACCCTTTCGCCCTGCCTGCGCCCGGCGCGCAGCCCAGGTCATCCCCGGATCGGGGCCGAGGCTACATGCGGCTCCACTGCTCGTCGACAATGATGTAGCGCGGACCGGCCTTGACCAACACCATTTTTTTCAGGCCCTTGTCCCCGAAACCGTCCTTGCTCTCGTACACCTGGACGAATTCCACACGCCAGCCGTTCTTGCGCGGGGCCACGCGCACGTCTTCCATGCGCACGCTCCTCGGAGGTTTCTCGGCCCACAGCGACACCTTGTGGTCGCGGATGGCCTCCAGTCCGCGCCGGTCCCCCTGCACGGCCCGATTCCCATAAAAGGCCATATACGAGTCCACGTCGCCGTGTTCCCAGGCCGAGCGCCAATTTTCGAGCAGGGATGCGATCTGGGAGCGCTCGTCCGGGGCGGGCTGTGGCGCTTCGGCCTTTTCCGCCACCGGGACCTTTTCCACCACGATCTCCTCGGCCGGGGGCTCCACAGTGGGAATGGTGGCCGGAACGGCCGGGGGAACGGATTTTTGCCCGAGAGAGGGCGCCAGGGATGCGAACAGGGCGGACGGTCGGGGCGTGGCGGCCTCGGCCAGTTGGGTAAGGTCCGAAAGGTGTGGCGCGGCGGGCTGCGCCGAAAGGGCCGGGGCGGACAGGGCCGGCTGGCGTTGCGCCGCGCTGGGCGTGGCCGGCAGGGCGGCCGGGGCGGGAACGGATGCCGCGTCCGTGGCCAGGTGGGCCGCCGCCGTGGACGGGGCATAGGCCGTGGCGGGCGCGTCCGTGGCCGAACGCGGGTCCTCCTCGCTGATCTTGTCCAGAACCGGGGTCTCGCGCTCCCGCTCCCCGGTCTCGGCCGCGGCCAGCACGATCTGACCCGGCTTGATGTACTTTCCGGCCAGGGTGGCGGGCATCTGCTCGAATTCCATGCCCACGACACGCCACGCGCCCGCGTCGTTTTTCTGCCAATACAGACGCTTTACGCCCTGGGAAATCAGCGACGGCGAACGGTAGAACTGGATGAAATAGGTGACCCAGTAGTCCGGGCCGGCTACGGCGCGCACGTCCTCCACGGCCACCAGGATCCAGGGCAGACGCCGAAACAGGCCCTCTTTCTGGTTCCTGAAGGCGGAAAAGGGCTGCCCCTGGGAGATGGCGAACTTCTCCTGGTCGTGGATCTTGAAAAATTCCTCGGACTTGCCTTCCCAGGCCTTGGCCCAGGCGTGGGTGGCCGCGACCACCTCCTCGGCCTCGCGGGCCAGGGTCTCCGGGGTCTTCTGGGTCTCGATGCGGTTGCCGATGACCACCGGCATGCGCAGTTCCAGCTTGGCGTCCAGATTGCGGATGTCCGGGGTGTTCAGGGCCACGCAGCCCTTGGTCTCATAGGGCGTGATCGAGTTGCCCCGGCCGTGAATCCAGATGCCGTGCCCGGATTTGCCTTTGATCACGTCCACGGGATTGGGAAAATTGAGCGGAAAGGCCAGGTCCCCGTACTGCTCCCAGTCCAGGCCGCCATCGAGGCGCGAGGTGATGAAATACACCCCCTCCGGAGTGCGCAAATCGCCCTCCTTGAGCTTGTCGCCGGTCAGAAGCCCCGTGGTGCACGGCAGCTTCTCCACCACCCGAAGCGGGCTCTTGCGCTCAAAAAGGAAAAAGGTCTGGGAATTCTTGTCAATAGCCACGAAATGGTGCGGCCCCGTCTCGGAATCGACCAGGGGCGCGATCCAGCCCCCGCTCCACCCCCGCCCGGGAAAAAGCGCCAAGGCAATGACTATGGCGTACAACGCACCCCGCATCATCCCGCCTCTCGCGGCCCGCTTCCCGCCGCCAGCAACTCGCGCCGGGTAAAAATGGCGTTCAGCCCGAATCCCCGCCCGGCCAGGGCCTCCCGGCCGCCTTCCTCGCGGTCGAGGACGCAGTATACCCCGACCACCTCAAGCCCCGCGTCCGTCACCCGGTCTATGACCTTGACCAGCGTGCCCCCCGTGGTCACCACATCCTCCAAAAGGGCCACCCTATCCCCGGGCCTGAAATTGGCCATGCCCTCGAGATACTGGTTCGTGCCGTGGCCCTTGGGGCTCTTGCGCACGATGAAACCCGGAAGCGGCCTGCCGCGCGTCTGCGAGACCACCGAAACCGCCGTGACCAACGGGTCCGCGCCAAGGGTCATGCCGCCAACCCCGGCAATGTCCGCCGGCAACATGTCCAAAAACAGATTGCCAAGCAGATACGCGCCCTCGGGATGCAGCGCCGTCTGCTTGCAATCAAAATAATAATCGCTTGTCTTGCCCGAGGTGAGAACCACCTCGCCGTCAATGTACGATTTCTCCAAAAGCAATCCGGCCAGTCGTCGCTTCATGGTCATGCCCGGTCATCCCCCGTGAAACGGCCGCGAACCATACCCCTGCCCGCCACTTCGCTCCACCATTATAAAAGTCCCACACGTTTGAAAAGGTCTTTGCCTAAAGATTTCCGGGGGGAATCATTCCCCCCGGACCCCCTGGCCCCGGTCTGTTCGCCCGGCCGCTTCGCGCCCGGACAAACAGGCCGGAAATCCAAAGGGTTCGAGTAAATGCAGGCCCCGCGACCAGGGCCTCGGGCCATGTTCCCCGATTTCGCGGCGGTCTTGTGTCCGCGCGCGACGCGCGCGGACACAAGACCGCCGCGTGTCGGGGTGCAAG
Proteins encoded:
- a CDS encoding amino acid ABC transporter permease, giving the protein MHWNVITNNIGYFLVGAYPVGPLGGLAMSILLALGGIFGAFWLGLLVGLMRISKSRTARNFALVYTEIIRGTPLLMVIFWFYFLAPIAFGHTLPEAESALIALIVFTSAYIAEIVRAGVESLPKGQSEAARGTGLSRYQAMRHVILPQALFNMIPSFVNQFVSLTKDTSLAFIIGVNELTKAATQVNNRTLNAPTEIFITIAVLYFIICYVLTALSRRLEKRINRYQARDR
- a CDS encoding sugar phosphate isomerase/epimerase family protein encodes the protein MPSPKPYHVSLSLRAVHEDHARLREFLDQGFHPELGLDPMLMDAATPAWHARIQDRLAAVGAHVALHLPFFDLQPGAADSLILQATRERLCRAMRIARTYRPAHLVGHVAYDRFLYIRSYPAWRERAVETWAQALKEWPDHPPLHLENTFETDPATVSGMAQALRARLPDHAGRIGVCFDIGHWHSFAGGHALRNLDQWLHTLAPTLTHLHLHDNDGSFDQHLGPGMGDIPWPAVFAALNGLGLTPTVTFEPHDPAQRRGIVPFLAAYADAFPFVSTMTS
- a CDS encoding L,D-transpeptidase family protein, yielding MMRGALYAIVIALALFPGRGWSGGWIAPLVDSETGPHHFVAIDKNSQTFFLFERKSPLRVVEKLPCTTGLLTGDKLKEGDLRTPEGVYFITSRLDGGLDWEQYGDLAFPLNFPNPVDVIKGKSGHGIWIHGRGNSITPYETKGCVALNTPDIRNLDAKLELRMPVVIGNRIETQKTPETLAREAEEVVAATHAWAKAWEGKSEEFFKIHDQEKFAISQGQPFSAFRNQKEGLFRRLPWILVAVEDVRAVAGPDYWVTYFIQFYRSPSLISQGVKRLYWQKNDAGAWRVVGMEFEQMPATLAGKYIKPGQIVLAAAETGERERETPVLDKISEEDPRSATDAPATAYAPSTAAAHLATDAASVPAPAALPATPSAAQRQPALSAPALSAQPAAPHLSDLTQLAEAATPRPSALFASLAPSLGQKSVPPAVPATIPTVEPPAEEIVVEKVPVAEKAEAPQPAPDERSQIASLLENWRSAWEHGDVDSYMAFYGNRAVQGDRRGLEAIRDHKVSLWAEKPPRSVRMEDVRVAPRKNGWRVEFVQVYESKDGFGDKGLKKMVLVKAGPRYIIVDEQWSRM
- the pyrE gene encoding orotate phosphoribosyltransferase; the encoded protein is MKRRLAGLLLEKSYIDGEVVLTSGKTSDYYFDCKQTALHPEGAYLLGNLFLDMLPADIAGVGGMTLGADPLVTAVSVVSQTRGRPLPGFIVRKSPKGHGTNQYLEGMANFRPGDRVALLEDVVTTGGTLVKVIDRVTDAGLEVVGVYCVLDREEGGREALAGRGFGLNAIFTRRELLAAGSGPREAG